A single window of Pungitius pungitius chromosome 20, fPunPun2.1, whole genome shotgun sequence DNA harbors:
- the rnf217 gene encoding probable E3 ubiquitin-protein ligase RNF217, translating to MGRGIPGMEDDEPRADACRMPSFTRRTETSSADGKVEPSVGDLSRRVARTNSRLSLDGGERHWEERSGAEGKDARGNNNNNCNGRGERRRASAVEILRRNFGVSKSPSLCFNANSRMQRGAEHERREANVNGDVSNGHGAERGARDKSQRETGEAVDESEPALSDSATSDGRGVELVTVTSLRRHRRDGGNNADTLGESSKEHVYCTVYCIANESHRKDGEITDDDAVASDAPDADPETGRGAGSSPRPTAYTLDDLVAPFGGVALRRLSTEQAGAEATTQGCRVCLEEKTIAPLPCCRKAVCDECLELYVSSQVRVAKSYIGCPIPECSGYLEEGLVTSRLSDEDVAKYRYFLELSQLDSSTKPCPQCSRFTSLKGSNLNPSEHKYKIQCDTCQFVWCFKCHAPWHSGVKCRDYRKGDKLLRGWASVIEHGQRNAQKCPRCRIHIQRTEGCDHMTCTQCNTNFCYRCGERYRHLRFFGDHTSNLSVFGCKYRYLPDKPHLRRLIRGSVCGTKVLIAPVVILLVMVLGALALVIGLVVFPVYYVCKRRKKQQRTQGSGRWI from the exons ATGGGGCGAGGAATACCGGGGATGGAAGATGACGAACCGAGAGCCGACGCCTGCAGGATGCCGAGTTTTACGAGACGGACAGAAACTTCCTCCGCGGACGGCAAAGTTGAGCCGTCGGTCGGAGATTTGAGCCGCCGCGTCGCCAGGACGAACTCCCGGTTGTCCCTCGACGGCGGCGAGCGGcactgggaggagaggagcggcgCGGAGGGGAAGGATGCGcggggcaacaacaacaacaactgcaacggcagaggagagaggaggagggcgagcgCCGTGGAGATTTTGAGGCGGAATTTCGGCGTTTCAAAGTCCCCGTCTTTGTGTTTCAACGCCAACAGTCGGATGCAGCGCGGCGCCGAGCACGAACGGCGCGAGGCAAACGTCAACGGCGACGTTTCGAACGGCCATGGGGCCGAACGCGGCGCGCGTGACAAGTCGCAGCGAGAAACGGGCGAAGCGGTGGATGAAAGCGAGCCAGCCCTTAGCGACTCGGCGACTTCGGATGGAAGGGGAGTCGAACTTGTGACCGTGACAAGCCTGCGACGTCATCGACGTGACGGCGGCAACAACGCCGACACTTTAGGGGAGTCGTCTAAAGAACACGTCTACTGTACTGTTTATTGCATCGCCAACGAAAGTCATCGAAAAGACGGTGAAATAACGGACGATGACGCGGTCGCGTCGGACGCGCCGGACGCGGACCCGGAGACGGGACGTGGCGCGGGTTCGAGTCCCCGACCGACTGCGTACACGTTGGACGACCTGGTGGCTCCTTTCGGCGGAGTGGCCCTGCGGCGGCTGTCCACGGAGCAGGCCGGTGCCGAGGCAACGACGCAGGgttgccgggtgtgcctggaagAGAAAACCATCGCACCCTTGCCCTGCTGCAGGAAGGCCGTGTGCGACGAGTGCCTGGAACTCTACGTCAGCTCCCAG GTGCGAGTGGCCAAGTCGTACATCGGCTGTCCGATCCCGGAGTGCAGCGGCTACCTGGAGGAGGGCCTGGTCACTTCCCGTCTGTCCGACGAGGACGTGGCCAAATACCGGTACTTCTTGGAGCTGAGTCAGCTGGACTCGAGCACCAAACCCTGCCCCCAGTGCAGCCGCTTCACCTCCCTGAAGGGGAGCAACCTCAACCCCTCGGAGCACAAGTAcaag ATCCAGTGCGACACCTGCCAGTTCGTGTGGTGCTTCAAGTGCCACGCGCCGTGGCACAGCGGGGTCAAATGTCGCGACTACAGGAAGGGAGACAAGCTGCTGCGAGGCTGGGCCAGCGTCATCGAGCACGGGCAGAGGAACGCCCAGAAGTGTCCGCGGTGcagg ATCCACATCCAGCGGACAGAGGGATGCGACCACATGACGTGCACGCAGTGCAACACTAACTTCTGTTACCGCTGTGGAGAGCGATATCGACACTTACG GTTTTTTGGAGACCATACATCAAACCTCAGCGTGTTCGGGTGCAAGTACCGCTACCTACCTGATAAGCCTCATCTGAGACGGCTAATTAGAGGGTCGGTCtgtg GCACCAAGGTGCTGATAGCTCCAGTGGTCATTCTGCTGGTCATGGTGCTCGGAGCTCTGGCGCTGGTGATAG gtcTGGTGGTTTTCCCGGTCTACTACGTGtgtaagaggaggaagaagcagcAGCGCACACAGGGCTCCGGACGGTGGATCTGA
- the nkain2 gene encoding sodium/potassium-transporting ATPase subunit beta-1-interacting protein 2 encodes MGCCSGRCTLAFICGMQLVSVLERQVIDFLGYQWAPLLTNFLHIIVVILGLFGTIQFRPRYVTGYAAWLVVWMTWNVFIICFYLEVGDLSRDSDLVLTFNLSMHRSWWMENGPGCRVTPVTPPPSWAPEDHRYISISGCLMDFQFIEVAHSSLQILLALMGFIYACYVVKLISEEEDSFDFIGGFDSYGYQGPQKTSHLQLQPMYMSK; translated from the exons GTCAGCGTGCTGGAGCGCCAGGTGATCGACTTCCTGGGATACCAGTGGGCTCCGCTGCTGACCAACTTCCTCCACATCATCGTGGTCATCCTGGGCCTCTTCGGCACCATTCAGTTCAGGCCCAGATATGTCACCGGG TACGCAGCCTGGCTGGTCGTGTGGATGACCTGGAATGTTTTCATCATCTGTTTCTACCTGGAGGTTGGAGATCTATCCAGA GACTCTGACCTCGTGCTGACGTTCAACCTATCCATGCATCGCTCCTGGTGGATGGAGAACGGGCCCGGGTGCCGGGTGACACCCgtcacccctcctccctcctgggcccccgaggaccaccggtACATATCCATATCCGGCTGCCTGATGGACTTCCAGTTCATAGAGGTGGCCCACTCCTCGCTGCAGATACTCCTGGCT TTGATGGGGTTTATCTACGCCTGCTACGTGGTCAAGCTCAtttcggaggaggaggacagct ttgATTTTATAGGAGGGTTCGACTCGTACGGCTACCAGGGGCCTCAGAAGACCTCCCACCTTCAGCTGCAGCCCATGTACAT GTCAAAGTAA